The Hemiscyllium ocellatum isolate sHemOce1 chromosome 22, sHemOce1.pat.X.cur, whole genome shotgun sequence genome includes a region encoding these proteins:
- the LOC132826511 gene encoding uncharacterized protein LOC132826511: MFTAQKWQRIKSGYRGPEDFYPLRHVGIREWGRGFTLPDSAVLGGNIDVLQPGRHAEFSITNLIHVTDSNGAQGILDDQCLKKAKIKQIGEELKVLFSWWSIQVSPQEVDRKKEVKRNIIDEQLRQTIQESLPQNVKCLREDLLKQYISSPAFLEQSYYGNFKFTYNINDLIGEYKKSVCQGKDPVFSVLGTFRYNIEIMHTVAVHPPGVKIFEQCPHLPSEVISQEGTKWVWRPESTGSEIRVLKQNDSGSWWVDECYPDCRRWEFVSFAFYLPDEKPEFPVRLEFKHLTVCDMEESQRFRPPYTYMTREEAENFYQLLRCRNRQL; encoded by the coding sequence ATGTTCACTGCTCAAAAGTGGCAGCGAATTAAGTCTGGGTATCGTGGGCCTGAAGACTTCTACCCATTGAGACATGTCGGCATCCGTGAATGGGGCAGGGGCTTCACTCTCCCGGACTCCGCTGTCTTGGGTGGAAATATCGACGTTCTCCAACCGGGGAGGCATGCTGAGTTCTCCATCACAAATCTCATTCATGTCACCGATTCAAATGGAGCCCAAGGTATTCTCGACGATCAATGCTTGAAGAAAGCAAAGATAAAGCAGATTGGAGAAGAGCTCAAGGTTCTCTTCTCGTGGTGGAGCATCCAAGTCAGCCCGCAAGAAGTAGACAGGAAAAAGGAAGTTAAGAGAAATATTATTGACGAACAGCTGAGGCAAACCATCCAGGAGTCTCTACCccaaaatgtaaaatgtttgCGGGAAGACCTTTTGAAGCAATATATCAGCTCTCCCGCTTTCTTGGAACAATCCTATTACGGAAATTTCAAATTCACCTACAATATCAATGATCTAATCGGTGAATATAAAAAATCGGTTTGTCAGGGTAAAGATCCCGTGTTCAGCGTATTGGGAACTTTCAGATATAACATCGAAATCATGCACACCGTGGCAGTCCATCCTCCCGGGGTCAAAATATTTGAGCAATGCCCTCACCTCCCTTCTGAAGTGATTTCCCAGGAAGGTACCAAATGGGTCTGGAGACCAGAATCCACAGGTTCTGAAATCCGAGTGCTCAAGCAGAATGACAGTGGGAGCTGGTGGGTCGATGAGTGTTATCCAGACTGCCGGCGGTGGGAATTCGTGAGCTTTGCTTTCTACCTGCCAGATGAGAAACCGGAGTTCCCGGTCCGGCTGGAGTTCAAACACCTCACTGTCTGCGATATGGAGGAAAGTCAACGATTTCGGCCGCCTTATACGTACATGACCCGGGAAGAAGCGGAGAATTTCTATCAGTTATTGCGCTGCCGAAATAGACAGCTGTAA